One Bemisia tabaci chromosome 4, PGI_BMITA_v3 genomic window, TTTCAATTTCATAACTATCCTATGAATGAGAAATTACAGAGACTATGAAATAGAAATTATTTGTGAAGGAATGACACTTACCTGATTAATTTTAATACATTATCTTCAAATTATTTATTCAAACACACACATCATAAACAGCAttcaaatcaaatcaaaatttggttggaccaaaaaaaatgaagcaaaaagcGTTGAACTGGGGAACTTATATACACTTGAGAATCGATTACTCGTTTTACAGCTTGGCATAATTTTCTTTAAGGTCTCAAAATAAATTCATCACACGGAACACAGCAAAAGCATAAAACTGAGCCCTAGCCATGTGGTACTGTCAATAAAGCATTAAGATTGTCAGGTGGAGCATCAAACAAGCTGAGAAAGAAACAGttgcattttcaaaagaaagaataaGTAGTAAAGGAATAgcaaaaaattgggaaaaataaGCCAAGGGAAAACCATTAGAATGATGAAATAAAGGATGAAAGATGGAAAGATTAGAATGAGGGAAAGCCATTAGAATATGAATGGTATTCTTTGGGACCAGACGATATCCAAAGTTAACAAAAAGAGAATTTACAACTCCATCATTAATAGTATATTAAACTATGGCAGCAAGGTATGGTAGTTAAAGAAATGGTCCCAGGACATTCTTcaggcaactgagatggactacTTGCGTAGATCGGCCGGAGTGTCGAGGAAGGATCATATTCGGAATGAAAGGATATGTGAAATTATGGGCGTCCAAAACAACATAGTACATGACACTTTCACGAAACAGCTTGTCTGATATAGGTATGTGCAAAAGGtgccagatgataggttgccttaAGAAGATTCTGGATTGGGTCTCCCCTGGCAGAAAACGTAGAGGACGCCTCGTCAAATCGTGGATTGATGGAATAAAGCAGGAAACGATGGGATGCAATTTGCCGGAGGAGTTCTGGCAGGAAccctatcagtggcggttgggtgtcacaGAGTGCACAGAAGTgctataagagcgacttgtTAACAGTAGTAAGGAAAAATAAGTCTACATGCATTTACAAAAATAGCAGTCAGTCTgcgtaaaaaaatttcacttttatgttaaaataaaaaacaaagaagagaaaatactTTGATTCTGGTCACTAAATGATACAGTATCCtcaaaaaactattaaaaaataggaaattacCGGCTAGAGAGGCAGGATTATCACCCGTGAAAGACACTATTTTTGTGTCAGGATTAAACCCAAATCTTTCCACAAAATATTCGCTGACTGTGCCTACCAAGGAGGAGGATGCTGTTAGTTCTCCTAATTTGGAACTCAAATTAGGTGCGCATGCCTGAAAGAGAGAGCGCTTTTTCAGTTATAgcattgagaagaaaagaaTTTGAGACAGGGAATTCTTCGATAGGCCTGCTTAAAATGTTTCTGGAATTACGTCTTaccaaaaaatggaaataaagtaAAGATGAacaaggaaatttaaaaatgaaatcagtgtcttaaaattacagaaatgaAGTGACACTGGGCCTCTAGACAAGATATGAATTCAAGTCATTTGTATAAGCTCACTTCTATTTGATCTGCGTTCAAAGTCCTTGTTAATATCTCACTGACAAAGTGATTTCTGAACTTCCCATCGTGTGAATTGATTtcaacgtaaaattttgaagaaaagccAGGTAATTATTATTGATTCAAACCTTGTCTAGTAgctttttatgcttaaaaaattAGGTTTTGACATCTAAAAATGACACATTCTGCCTAACGATAAGTGAATATCTTGAAGTTGCAGATTTATATAGTTTTGTTTTGGATAGAGCCTCAAGTTTCTTGGACTCTCAggtaaaaagagagaagaattcATTGAACTCAAAAATTACTTACATCAAGGCATTCCTGGGACCACTTTTTGGATTGTACATCCATTAGATTCATGCCTGACCCATCAGAAAAATCAATGGGGGCATAGTCACCAAGAAAGAGAGAGCATCCAAAACTACTCACAAGAGATATCCGCTGAGAAAAGAACGAAAGATAGATTagtcaataaaaatatttactccACAAGTGACCATCCTAGGGGAAAAGCACGCAAAGGAAAATTTCTTGAGAGagcagtttttgtcaaattaagaggaaaagttaaaatttgggTTTTCAAGAGCAAAAATTTGTCAATTCTCTAGGAAACGCCCTCTGACAGGTACCCTAAAGAATACATTGCAGGGAAGTTTTTTTGGGTGCCAATAAGGGAAGTAGAGTCCATCAtattgcaaaaattttgaacccaCACGTGgcagataaaatttaaaatttctctgTTCTCAGTTCCACATTGTTTGAATTGCAAACTTTGAATTAACATAACTGAAAGTGTGAAAAGAGTTTGTTAAAAATTCCTTGGAAGAATAACACTAATAACTCCATTTTGAGTTAGTCAGCACTAAGGTTTGCTTTCCTGTGAATGTTCATACTTTAAATTGTTGATAcccacaacgaaaattaccaacaaACCAAAAGTGTTTTTGGCGAATGTTTAAGTATTTTTCATTCTGTACATCAGTTATCATGTCAGTGTTCTGATCTTATATATTAGTAAATAAAATGAGTTTTGACATGCTATGTTACTGGGAATATCATCTTTTGAAAAGCAAGGTGATTGGCATTATCCATCAAAAATGTCTTTGCCACGTTTCACTTCAGATCATTAATCAAAGAAGCATGTATTTGCTTTGGTCGTTTGCTAAACAACACTGATTGGATAACGATGGAAGAGACCTTCATATATGATACCACAATGAGTGACATTGTATGCTAGTTCTTTTAAGAGCAATATCTTCATTATTATGAGAAACATTATTATGGTACACCTTGACAGATCAAATCAGATTTTGCTGGTCTATATCCTAAAACCACCAGAAACCAAATTATTATGAGAATGATGGATTCATTAGGTACTGAAATGGgcataaaaattttaactcttaAGTTTTGACAGCCATTTTTCGGGTGGAAGAATTAAAGatgagagaaaaacaaattgcTTATTAAAGACTCACCTCAGTGCCATCGTAAGCAGATGGTTttgattcataaatttttcGTATTTGAGGCCCTGAGAAGCGTTCGTAGGCTTTAGACCCAGTGATTTCAGCTAACCTctacagaaaaaatttgacaggaaggaaaaaaaaattatagaatggCAAAAGTTGGCAGCTTGCACAATATTTAAGATTAGCGTGGTTTAAACATAAAAACAGTGAATTCCTCTGAAATCAATGAGCTTCAGAGAGAAAGAAATCACCATGATGTCAGCATTTTTTAATAAGGGCAAACATTTCTTACCATGAAAGTACCAAAGGTTGTGAAAATAGGCAAGTTTCTTTACACCCCGAGTAAAATGAGAAGCGTTGAGGATTGTTCGGATGGAAATatattctcattgaaattttgataatcaaACTTGAGGAAACTTTAGCAAAGTACATTATGAAAAAGTTATTTATGTTCTCATCGGTTAGTCATGAAAagcatttaaaataataaatcgaGCTGATCTCTCAAAATAAAAGGCACCTTTCTGTAACCTTGTCGTTGAGCTGGTGTGCAAATGCATTGTTGCAGCACTAATATTTTAGTATTTAGTGATTTGATAAAAACAGAAAGTATTTGCTAACACCTATACACAATGCTGCAAATtagaaatgggcctgttgcaaacttttgcaagagcagaatgaagagttgtttcctatagataatgcctcaaaaatcacgatgagcgcatcggcaaagtctgaaatgcactcaaaacttcacaatctgcgtaagaaatttgcgttattttgagcttcccgcttcaaaaacgatactactgcacaggtgaacattttgttagaggagtcgctccatcgtcggcaatattcatcatggccgacgcttgcgcagttcctcgcgtaattcgaggagagttcaaggtcaattaaggcgggcgaggaaaatatgaacgtaaacacgccgattgttatatggtttaatcctgttcaagtgttatctcgtcccatcacacgtgttttggcggactggcgtcggccatgatgagtattgtcgccaattgaacgactcctctaacaaaatgttcacctgtaccgtagtatcgttttcgaagcgggaagctcaaaaaaccacaaatttcttacgcagattgtgaagttatgagtgcatttcagactttgccgatgcgctcatcgtgatttttgaggcattatctgtaggaaacaactctcagttttgctctagcaaaagtttgcaacaggcccattctgacAGCATAATCTGCTACGCATATAAAACAATAAAGTTTCACCATTCTTTGAATCTCACCATTGAATTTGAAActtgacactgaaaaaaatttcagtggtTGCTCAATCAATTAAAACTGAGAGACAGTATTGCAACCAACCAATTCCAATTCACCTTTACTTCAACTTTCAACTTTTACTTCAAGTGATGCTATCAATGTAAAGCAAAAGTTAATTTTGCAGATATTTGCTCTTTTAGCAAAATGATTATTGGTTAGCAAtttgttgagtatttttttgCCCTAATAATGACTGAAGAATGACAGATTAAGCAGTTTAAAAACCCAGTTTGACAAATTAGGATTTGTTTATCACATAAAAATTTTGGCACGCAGCTCATCAGTTGTTGGTCGAATGAGAGAGTTAACTTCCTAAAATAACTTTTACACAATAGAGACGATAGTATTACAGGAGCTGTTTTATATTATCTTTCTTAAAGTTCCTTGATTTGGAAGTTCCTCAGATAAGAATGATAAACTAATCTTATAACAGACAATAAATTATGAGTGGCAGTAGCCACATCCAGGCAAGtcacctatcctccaacaattggcaacacagcacagcccggatGAGGTGTCAACACCATAACTAAACGTGACTAGCttttttgggtttttagttgcggttcagtataaataaaacaagaattacCTCCGGTCCTCCGACAGCTTTTTCCATATCACTGCACTGTTTTGAGGTGCTTGAATCCATCCAAACAGGTCCATAAGGGACAGAAAAACTTGAAGCTAACTGAGTGTAAAGAAAGTTTGATGGATCTAAAGATTTGAGAGTTTTCCTTGCATTGTTCTGCCAGTAAACAGTCCCATgttgctaaaaatgaaaaaaaaaaatgaaattgtaggTGGAATGGAAACAAATATTCTGGAGGTGAAGAAAatcttgatgaaatttttactcAGCTTGTGAGCAGGGCCTATGGCAAGAGAAGATACATGCAGGACTACAAAAAAAGTTGGCTTtcaaaaaagttacaaaaacttcaagatatcGTAAAGAAAGCTGAATGAATGACTAACAAAACCAATTTGTTTAAACTTCTACTgtattttctttataatttgAGGCAAGTGCAATGCTTAAAGCTAAAAAATACAGAAAGTTCACCAAAAAGCCTTCTCTCTGGAATATAAATTGGCAATGAAGATTCTGCTATCCAATGCCTCGATTATTTTTGACTGCGTTTTACATGATTAAAAAAAGACACATTTATCAGCATTTAGTGATTATTTCCTTATTATGTCAGGATCATTTTACTTACTTAAAAAACACTCTTTCATGTAGTAAAAGAAATCAGGTAACTCACCTGCCCTGATCCAGAGACTGCTGCCAATTTGCTAAAATCTGCTCCATCTGCTCCTAATTGATCCAATAGCAAATCGAGTGCTTTTACCCACATGACAGTTGGAGCAGTGATATTTTTCGGATCTGAGCCATGAATAACTCCACAATGGgttctgaaaaatattaaaacaaatttaatgCACACAAAATAGATCCTCTTTACCTACATTGCAAATATACTGGTGAAAAATGTTGCGGAAACACCGTTAAGACGATAATTTTGGCAGTAGCATTGTGACGATGATTACACACCACTTTTTGCCAGACGGAAATGTTAAAGCCTGCAGCTATAATGATGAAAACAAAGAAGCCAGTGCATgttcatttaaattaatttcagtTAGGTAAGTACTGCTGCAGGTAGGAATaacacaattagaaattacctGTATTCTGGTAAAGAGCTGTCAAACTGTACATGCGTTTCGTGGAGAATTTCCAGTTTATGGTTCACAATAACACCTTTCaactgaaaaatacaaaatgaatgATGATAAGTATTTAAGTTGGTTTGAGCAAGGTGCACAATTTTTTAATCGACACATAAATTTACAGTCAGAAAGATTTTGGATGACTTTCATGCGAAATAATTTGAGttaatttaatgaataatgaATATGCAGGCTGATTGACATATTGACGgcgtaagtcagcaatcacataactcggttagcgccatcgcagacttcctgtcatacattcttctctgtgcgaagaaaagtcCGCAAAacacttcaaggaataatgtcaatttgttctccttttaaaaaataacatagaggcggagattttcagacaagATTTGTGATTGCAGATTTACGCCACGGATATACCATAATTTGAGATGTTGTATGCTTACAACTTTCAAgtctaaaaagaaaaactagAATACCTATATTTAGAAACTAATGAGATTTATCTCTTGAAATATTGACTGCTTTTTTGCTTCATCCTATACCTAGGTACACAGTTGTTAGTAAACAGTTAAAACAATGATGCCCATCAGTTCTTCACAATACCTATTCAAACTAGGTACCTTGAGATTTTGAAGTCATCATTAAACAAGTACATATGCATGACGAAAAATTTCTTTCGGTTGGGTGGGGGGAGGCAAGAGCTCATTCATACGTTACAGCCACCTTAAAGTCCTGAGGAAGATTACTCTAGCAGTTGATGTGCAAGTCATTTTTAACTATCCTTGATACTTGACAATCAATCTATGATAAAAGGTAACCACAATCAATTGTAaagccaatttttcttgaaacgaCCCTTAATAAACATCGAACTTGCAATCGCTTCTTGGGCGCAGCAGTTCCTACAAAGTTCAGAATATTGTTCGCatcaaaaaaagaattgaacTGATCCTTCAAAGATATCAGTGAGCATGTAAAGGTACCGAACAAAATCAGCTTCAAGCAAGTTCTTGCAAAGGTTTCTTTTGGAACAGGTCAAATCAAAACGGTGATTAGCGAGACAGATCTTTGAGTTAAGACTCCAGGTGATATGGTCAACTTGATAAAGTTCTAAACCAACAGGACAATATTAATTACTGAAAAACTTCTGTGATGAGGAGTAATAAGCTGCTAGGCTGtataaaaaccataaaaaattgCGCTGATAATAGTTTTTAGTTTCTTCTTTATGAACTGAGTTAAGTAGAGCAATAAACTTAACACACAGAGAGCCCTATCACATTAGGAATGAgcctaattaaaattttaaaaatgagatacTTCTCGTTTATAACTTTGTAACTAACCTGTTGAGTGCTAAAATCTAATCCAAGATAAGTAGAATCTTCTTCGGTCACCATAACGGAGGTACTTGAAAATAGAGGGGCTATTTAAATTACCAGAcaatggggaaaaaaattggacaattaaaaggaaagaaTAAGAGCTAAATCACAGCGGAACAGTGACGACTGAACCTGAAATTGATGAGTTAATAAAAATACAACTTCATGAGTTTACGGAGGAGGTTGAACAACTACTGATAAAGAACAGCAGTATGAGAAAGTGAAGACAGCGATCTCAGGAAACCCAACTGTTATCAAAGGGCAAGGGTTCATTTTCCTcggggtttattttttttattactacgATTAATTAGCAAAAATAGTCTAAGTAATGTTCCAGAAAACTCAAGCTTGACGGTGTTGAGGAGCATGATCACTGGGTGCTTGTCCAAAACAACAGGAGATAAGTCAAGTTAGAATCCATCGTGGTCGATGTACTTGCACTGAAAATACTAATTAATAAAGGCCAATTTCACAGAAAACACGAAAAAGAGGCTGAAAAGCTGCAACTCAGCTGGCTCAGGCAACGATCTGAAATCGCACTGGAGATAACTGATAACGATAACCTCAAAGTGTAAACACGAATTTCGAAAACACACAGTGTGCAACGCTGCCAAATGCTACTAACACAGATGATTTCAAATCTTctcaagaaatttaaaatttcaatttgtaaataattaaaaaaaaaattgtaaaaataatttatggaAATCTGGGTCtagaaatttgagaatgaggtttgaataattctttaaaactgagaACTTCCAATGTTGGTGTAAGATACTTTGGCAACGTTGCAGCAATTCATGGCGCGGAAACACATGTGCTTTCAAGTGTGAACCGTGAAGGCTCACGAAGGATTCTGGTCACGCAATCATGGTTTTGATCTGTTGCGCATGACCGCCATCGAGAGACAGATTGATCGAATTGATCATTAGTTGATTAAAATGGTAAAACATGCAGTTTAATGATCATGAACtgtaacaaaaaaaagtaagagcACTGAGCACTTAATGGGCTGATATCAGAGCACTTGGGCGCCTATGCTTCTCAACCAGAAAAACATGCACAATAAGTTTGTGTGTAAGAAGTTGCCCtcagactttattttttgaaagaatactAACTGGTACTTTTTATGCGACTGCAGTGCAGTATATAAGAGATTTTAGATTATCACTGTATTCAATGTAGAGGTTAAGTATACTTTTAGTTCGAAACATCGCTGATCAGAACAAAAGAATGTGTTTTCTCATTTGCCGCTAAtagaaatcagaaaatttgtaGGGTCAGGATAatacatttcattttcattctttaaatgaaaaacttttcaaaataaaaattaaaaatgtcccATAACAACTCAAAGAGGCACCAGAGCTGTAACAGGTATCTCATCAAAAGTTTACAAATATCTCTGTTAACTTACGTTTCTCTTTTGTCCTGATACAAAATCCCCACCGAAATTAAAAGTTTCTTACTAAAGAAACAGTTAGATAAAACTTGACAtcaaaaactgaagttttgCCAAGCACCAAGTTATGAATGCCTATGATTTAGGCTTGAAAGCGAGTTAACTACTgtaggcaaaaaaaaattgtagctaTTTGCCTGGAGTTATTGCACTTGAGATATATAGTTCAAAATTATCAGGATGCTCTTTCCACTTTTAGGAGGATTCAATAATAAAAtagatcaatttattttttttaaagaaaaaaatcaatttattgaaaaaatgaaacaaacatTTTGCAAGTAGCACACAAAAAATAAGTGCAACAGTGCACTTCAGCCCACAGCTGAGAAATTAAGAAATTTTCAGCTCTTCATCGTAATATTGAAATGCAAAAATTTCTCACCCCCAAAACTCAAGGATGCAAAATAGAGAAAAGGAAATCCTGAACGTTagtaaatgaaggaaaacagaCTTAGATTTCATACATGATCGAAATCAGAACATACAAGTATACAGGACCCTAAGGATGTcattttaaagacatttttggCTTTGCTGACCACTGACAGTTTTAAAGGGAACACAGGTGATAATAAACTGAATAGACAGTTGTGAATGAATAAATACAAAAACTGAGTTGTTCAACAGTTAAAATTATAGCAAATATGTATTCAAATCATATGATAAGTTTTCTTAATACAGCCGGCTGTCCACATAAGGTATACAAATTAATGATCCATTTCCATCATTGAAGAATAGTCCTGTTTCACAGGTCATTAATGTAACATAAGCACTCACTTCTTTAAAACTATATTGGTAAGCATTTCATCAACCTTTGCATAGCGTGTCAGTTATCAAATGTTAATGTTGTGAAAATGTTACATCTTTCAGTACATGGAAAGAGAAAGATTATTTGATACTATGAAGAACACTTATTCCATTAATGAAGAATTATCTCtattaaaaaattcactttagAGAACAATTAAAAGTAATTTTCTTTGTGATATTCGGATATGCTATTTAAAACTGTGAATTaaattcttcagaaaaaataaagaaaagattCCCTAAGTTCTCCagatggttcattttattggaagaaatttgcCACTGTCCTTTTGTTGATTGATAAGCTACTATCAACGCATCTTTAACTGGCCGTTTGTTCTCTTTATGTACAGAAAGAAGGTCTTCAGTGTAATATACTGATAAGAGATCTCAATTTATGTCGGAGAAACAAGCCATAATTTGATCATGTAAAACATGAGCGCAACAAATGAGTGAAATTTTAGGggtaaaatgccaaaaaaactactcaaattttgagatatttatcCTTTAAGATTAGGATGAAACAGCTGGTTTTTCCTGTGGTGTGCTGACCTGTGCAGTTGCAACTTCTGGGGTGCTGACCTGTGCAGTTGCAACTTCTGGGGTGCTTTCAGCCTGTGTTGGACCACTTGGAATGACTTGGGTTTTTGGTAGAGGTTCTCTGGGGGGCATCCAATCTGGTATGATTTTATCGTGAATCCTCCATTTACCGTAAACATTTATAATATGCTTTTCAAACACAACATATTCCAGTACATCTTTCGCCACAACTTCACTTCCATACATTAGTCGACCGAATCTGTCATAAATTGCTAAGGtctgaaaacaaataaaaaaataataattacttGCAGGACGAGAatgaaaatattatatttttcttacaatATGATTTTACCTCACATAAAGAACAGTGCAAAATGATCACgaatcaacaatttttgaaTAACTACATTTGGTCAATACACTTTGTCATGTCAAGAAACTATTCTCATCAATCACAGTTAGAAAATCTAAGTATGATGCAAATATAGATAAATTGCggtcattttttaatttagtgGTAAAAAATATACAGGAAAGCATATATCTTGTGTCTAACCAGGTTTACCCTTCGTACGAAATAAAACGGTTTTTCTGGCCAAATGCCTTTTGGCAAGAATATACTACCATATGAAGCTTAGTTTATCTTTGTACGTTGGAAAGGATGGAAGAACTCTTTTTCACAGGTGTCTAATAGGGCAAATTACACTCCAAGCCTATTAAAAAGGCAGGGTTAACCTTGATCAAAGGATGGTTGTCATGCCACTGAAAAACATAGGTCATTATTGGAATCAACACTAAAAATTAACCAATAATTGGTTCAGAACTTGTAGGCAAAtctagaaaaaaatacaatttgtcaACAGGTATTGTTATTATCCAAGAAAACTGATGGTACCGACCTGTTGAGTGTGAAACCGCACTGTTAGTTGAGCAAATATGTTGTTATCAGTGATAGCACTAGTTTCTCGTGCATGAACAACTTTGGGGGCCTCCAAGGATTTGATGAAATTCCAGCGAAATGTTTTGTTGTCCATCCCTTCGATCATAAATCCATAAGCATGTTCAGTTACATAGTCCAATAATTTCTCTTTGTCCTTCCTGGATTATACATCAGAGACATGGTAGAAAAATTGCGTGGATCATGAGAAAATCTTCACATAAAAATATCCTCTGTATGAGGTGTGGCTCATACTTAAAataatggaaagaaaaaatatttttcattcgaCGAAAAAAGATATTTCAAGTCTTCCTGGTCATCTTCAGGTGGTCACTATAAACATTTTGTGATTATGCACTGCTAAACTGTGATATATATATTTGTGTACGATGACTTGAAGATGAGATACAAAGCTTGTGGTTACTATCTACAATGGATAAATACTAATCCCCTCACAGATCTGGCTTACAAGAAAAGGAGCAAGTAAATGGATCAATATGAGGTCTTACAAAATGCAAACAACTATTAAAGCTGACATCAATAGCTCTTGTTCAAACTAAAAATAACAATACACAtcttttcaagtcaaaatttttattttacagctGCATCTTTCACTTCTTTCTTGCGTTTAGAGTCTCTTGACAATCCATTAGCACGATAGTCTTTTTAAAATCAGAAATGGGGACTTGCGATAGCTCATCAAAGggttttaattggaaaagtcaAGAACCCCAAATACTTTTTACACGAactcacaaaataaattttaagggcCTTAAAGGATGCCTTAAAACCAAACTTTTACCTTCCTACTTACTAAGTAAGTAGTGTTTGCATTTTGTAAGGCCTCATGTTGATCCAT contains:
- the LOC109034365 gene encoding xylulose kinase; translation: MVTEEDSTYLGLDFSTQQLKGVIVNHKLEILHETHVQFDSSLPEYRTHCGVIHGSDPKNITAPTVMWVKALDLLLDQLGADGADFSKLAAVSGSGQQHGTVYWQNNARKTLKSLDPSNFLYTQLASSFSVPYGPVWMDSSTSKQCSDMEKAVGGPERLAEITGSKAYERFSGPQIRKIYESKPSAYDGTERISLVSSFGCSLFLGDYAPIDFSDGSGMNLMDVQSKKWSQECLDACAPNLSSKLGELTASSSLVGTVSEYFVERFGFNPDTKIVSFTGDNPASLAGMCLKKNDVAISLGTSDTLFLWLDKPVTLPDGHVLVNPVDENAYMILLCFKNGSLTRVRLRDHLAKGSWSNFNNLLSCTPRGNFGYIGLYFDSQEIIPWALGEHRYDEDDKPIPKFQSPEIEIRALVEGQFIAKRAHAEDIGFAIGEHSRIIATGGGSNNPAMLQVLSDVFNSPVYAQDSSNSSMLGAAYQAKFGLMKSQNKELTFSDVTSTAPAPKLVCTPSHDARQIYDPMVERYRKIVAKFKKN